A section of the Akkermansia muciniphila genome encodes:
- the rlmB gene encoding 23S rRNA (guanosine(2251)-2'-O)-methyltransferase RlmB, protein MGMRPQGNEQEARRNKHVRSAPAKIAVKALGEDALDDILDNAPNPLLLILDCVQDPHNLGAILRTADGAGVDAVIAPRDKSAGITETVLRVSVGAAEKVPFIQVTNLARTMKQLQSRGIWIFGTSDKGDRDLYETDFTGPAALVMGAEGEGMRRLTEENCDFLLRIPMRGSVPCLNVSVATGVCLYEMVRQRLRS, encoded by the coding sequence ATGGGCATGAGACCTCAAGGGAACGAACAGGAGGCGCGGCGGAACAAGCACGTGCGGAGCGCCCCGGCAAAAATTGCCGTCAAGGCGCTGGGAGAAGACGCTCTGGACGATATTCTGGACAACGCCCCCAACCCCCTGCTGCTGATTCTTGACTGCGTGCAGGACCCCCACAACCTGGGGGCCATTCTGCGCACGGCGGACGGTGCGGGCGTGGATGCCGTGATCGCCCCGCGGGACAAGTCCGCGGGCATTACGGAAACCGTGCTGCGCGTCTCCGTGGGGGCGGCGGAAAAAGTGCCCTTCATCCAGGTAACCAACCTGGCGCGCACCATGAAGCAGCTCCAGAGCCGCGGCATCTGGATTTTCGGCACCTCGGACAAGGGGGACCGGGACCTGTATGAAACGGATTTCACGGGACCGGCCGCGCTGGTGATGGGCGCGGAAGGGGAAGGCATGAGGCGGCTGACGGAAGAGAACTGTGATTTCCTGCTGCGGATTCCCATGCGGGGCAGCGTTCCGTGCCTGAACGTATCCGTGGCTACGGGCGTATGCCTGTATGAGATGGTGCGGCAGCGGCTGCGCTCCTGA
- a CDS encoding metallophosphoesterase family protein has protein sequence MIQELALAPGERARFISDIHFGHAKALVREPEELSFLLEGCTHLVVCGDLSETRESPYRAEGLEKRARFLQMCRAAGVRPILLAGNHDPDEEAGLLKLQGGRVCALHGHVLFKEVAPWGWEYLKNKQASRDLVAAFPEADTDLRQRLELARAMSVLVPPIYTRSTAYGNKLVRFLVHSAWPPERPVQILLAWLTMMRRMRRFTDRFFPEAEVVIFGHLHRRAVAGKRGRRLYVNLGACFHHAECYAADVTAEGAVSIRGYTPEGYNGPAKILR, from the coding sequence ATGATTCAGGAACTTGCTCTTGCTCCGGGGGAACGCGCCCGGTTCATTTCAGACATCCACTTCGGCCATGCCAAGGCCCTGGTCCGGGAGCCGGAGGAACTGTCCTTCCTGCTGGAAGGGTGCACCCATCTGGTGGTGTGCGGGGATCTCAGTGAAACCCGTGAAAGCCCGTACCGGGCGGAAGGGCTGGAGAAACGCGCCCGCTTCCTGCAAATGTGCCGTGCTGCCGGAGTCCGGCCTATCCTGCTGGCGGGCAACCATGATCCGGATGAAGAGGCCGGGCTGCTGAAATTGCAGGGGGGGCGTGTCTGCGCCCTGCACGGTCACGTCCTGTTCAAGGAGGTGGCCCCGTGGGGCTGGGAGTATTTGAAGAACAAGCAGGCTTCCCGGGACCTGGTCGCCGCGTTTCCGGAGGCGGATACGGATTTGCGGCAGCGGCTGGAGCTGGCGCGCGCCATGAGCGTGCTGGTGCCTCCCATTTATACGCGTTCCACGGCGTATGGGAATAAGCTGGTGCGTTTCCTGGTCCATTCCGCGTGGCCGCCGGAGCGGCCCGTGCAGATTCTTCTGGCGTGGCTGACGATGATGCGGCGCATGCGGCGATTTACGGACCGCTTTTTCCCGGAGGCGGAAGTCGTCATCTTCGGCCATCTGCACCGCCGTGCGGTTGCCGGAAAACGGGGAAGGCGGCTGTACGTCAACCTGGGCGCCTGTTTCCACCATGCGGAATGCTATGCGGCGGACGTGACGGCGGAAGGCGCCGTATCCATCCGCGGTTATACCCCGGAGGGTTATAACGGCCCGGCGAAGATTCTCCGCTGA
- a CDS encoding metal-dependent transcriptional regulator → MIRKNFPTLELSNSLEDYIEAVRNIELEKGCATVGEIAEALNVKKPSVSLAMKQLKERKLVEYTQYSPIVLTREGRYYADRVISCHSMVKDFLITVLKMEEKRADEVACGIEHIMTLEEISRFKLLTEHSRKAGQ, encoded by the coding sequence ATGATACGCAAAAATTTTCCTACCCTGGAACTGAGCAACAGCCTGGAGGATTACATTGAAGCCGTCCGCAACATTGAGCTGGAAAAAGGGTGCGCCACCGTAGGAGAGATCGCGGAGGCCCTGAACGTGAAAAAGCCCTCCGTTTCCCTCGCCATGAAACAGTTGAAGGAACGGAAGCTGGTGGAATATACGCAGTATTCCCCCATTGTGCTGACCAGGGAGGGCCGTTATTACGCGGACCGGGTCATCTCCTGCCACTCCATGGTGAAGGATTTCCTGATTACGGTGCTGAAGATGGAGGAAAAGCGCGCGGACGAAGTGGCCTGCGGCATTGAACACATCATGACGCTGGAGGAAATTTCCAGGTTCAAACTGCTCACGGAGCATTCCCGGAAGGCCGGGCAGTGA
- a CDS encoding carbohydrate porin, with amino-acid sequence MKKRYMIPALLACSGFCMAGTASVAATAAASAAEEAEGKGSILDDIDLFGDEYGDESTPIPNDLLTRALTDLHQGAYEKAGFQFLVEQAFLYTRGHHAAANDETAGSSQSWYKFHAQAGLQLFRSSRNQGTWIKSELSGSVALNRHTHRTTLDDSWGASGPANCDVFEDGYFYLPELLLSQGFMDGQLVIMGGMINQTNYFDANTYANTTFGQFGGAPFVNNQVLPLGDSNFGFVGQYQFNENWFIQVGGNMMDNEPRRNPFHHTTGKSFNLLGEIGWTHEKAFGIGTGTYRLQPFMFHADGKNHGGVAFNLEQDLGSSPFALFARAGWSSAECGNICGAEAQASAGVIFKKPLEVMAGLKEADGNFLGVGFSVSKPDSGTLAETRPGHDREMILECTYSFSITPYCLIQPSYQYVKNPSGRDDVNSANILSVQCVVTF; translated from the coding sequence ATGAAGAAACGCTACATGATACCCGCCCTGCTGGCCTGCTCCGGCTTCTGCATGGCCGGTACGGCATCCGTAGCCGCTACCGCCGCCGCTTCGGCTGCGGAAGAGGCTGAAGGCAAAGGTTCCATTCTGGATGACATCGACCTGTTCGGGGACGAGTACGGCGATGAAAGCACGCCCATTCCGAACGACCTGCTGACCAGGGCCCTGACGGATCTGCATCAAGGCGCTTATGAGAAAGCCGGGTTCCAGTTCCTGGTGGAGCAGGCATTCCTGTATACCAGGGGCCACCATGCGGCCGCGAACGACGAGACTGCCGGTTCCAGCCAGAGCTGGTACAAGTTCCACGCCCAAGCCGGGCTGCAATTGTTCCGGTCCAGCCGCAACCAGGGCACCTGGATCAAGAGCGAGCTTTCCGGCTCCGTGGCCCTGAACAGGCATACGCACCGCACCACGCTGGACGACTCCTGGGGCGCGAGCGGCCCCGCCAACTGCGACGTTTTTGAAGACGGCTACTTCTACCTGCCGGAACTTCTCCTTTCCCAGGGATTCATGGACGGCCAGCTCGTCATCATGGGCGGCATGATCAACCAGACGAACTATTTTGACGCCAATACGTATGCCAACACCACCTTTGGGCAGTTCGGCGGCGCTCCCTTCGTCAACAACCAGGTGCTTCCGCTGGGGGACTCCAACTTCGGGTTCGTGGGACAGTACCAGTTCAATGAAAACTGGTTCATCCAGGTGGGCGGCAACATGATGGACAATGAACCCCGCCGCAACCCGTTCCACCACACGACCGGAAAATCCTTCAACCTGCTCGGTGAAATTGGCTGGACGCATGAAAAGGCCTTCGGCATCGGCACGGGCACGTACCGCCTGCAGCCGTTCATGTTCCATGCGGACGGCAAGAACCATGGAGGCGTGGCGTTCAACCTGGAACAGGACCTGGGCAGCAGCCCGTTCGCCCTGTTCGCCCGCGCCGGCTGGAGCAGCGCCGAATGCGGCAACATCTGCGGAGCGGAAGCCCAGGCGTCCGCCGGGGTCATCTTCAAGAAGCCGCTGGAAGTCATGGCCGGCCTGAAAGAGGCGGACGGCAACTTTCTGGGCGTAGGTTTCTCCGTGAGCAAGCCGGATTCCGGCACGCTGGCGGAAACGCGGCCCGGGCATGACCGGGAAATGATTCTGGAATGCACGTACAGCTTTTCCATTACGCCGTACTGCCTGATCCAGCCATCCTACCAGTATGTAAAGAATCCTTCCGGGCGGGATGACGTCAACTCCGCCAATATCCTCTCCGTACAGTGCGTGGTCACGTTCTAG
- a CDS encoding FeoB-associated Cys-rich membrane protein encodes MGTYIIGAILFLALAYALYKSFSKRGKCCGNCDGCGNSGAGCCGGHDHGCHGENEKQD; translated from the coding sequence ATGGGAACATACATTATTGGCGCCATCCTTTTCCTGGCCCTGGCCTATGCGCTGTATAAAAGCTTCAGCAAGCGCGGCAAGTGCTGCGGCAATTGCGACGGGTGCGGCAACAGCGGCGCAGGCTGCTGCGGCGGCCACGACCACGGCTGCCACGGGGAAAACGAAAAACAGGACTGA
- the feoB gene encoding ferrous iron transport protein B codes for MSNITIALAGNPNCGKTTLFNALTGASQYVGNWPGVTVEKKEGRLKGHRNIIIEDLPGIYSLSPYTLEEVVSRNYLVTDHPSLILNLVDGSNLERNLYLTTQLCELGVPVIIALNMMDIVRKRGDRIDTEKLSRDLGCQVVEISALKGTGVRELVDAVVKTAAAEDAQAPRAVHFPAPLEKAIGEIGEIITGKCLDQQKKWFAVKVFERDQKVADQLALTPDEQSRINGIIESMEREMDDDSESIITNERYNSISRITRDSVVKARAGSLTGSDRIDRVITSRWLGLPIFAAVMWAVYYISIQTVGAWGTDWANDTFFGEWVPEWVGGLLESANCAPWLESLIQDGVIAGVGAVLGFLPQMAVLFLCLGILEDCGYMARVAFIMDRIFRKFGLSGKSFIPMLVSMGCGVPGIMATRTIENEKDRRMTIMTTTFIPCGAKTPIIALIAGAFFPENSWVAPGAYFIGVGAIILSGLILKKTAMFSGDPSPFVMELPIYHIPAWKNVIIHAWDRCKAFVQKAGTVIFVSSAVIWFLSSYNWKADSVEQNDSMLASIGNVAAPVFQPLGWGEWKPTMATITGLIAKENVVGTFGVLYADGGSGEEEAAEEPAAPAEAQEMSPAGQELQASLAQASGESAAEAEEEEDEDAEIRETGDRLVKAGAFTFLSAFSFMIFNLLCAPCFAAMGAIRREMNSARWTFFAIGYMCALAYCLAFLIYQLGAWLYADASFGIGQALAVLLLLGFIYLVVKKPSRSSK; via the coding sequence ATGAGCAACATCACCATCGCCCTGGCGGGCAATCCCAACTGCGGAAAAACCACTCTCTTCAACGCCCTGACGGGCGCCAGCCAGTACGTCGGGAACTGGCCCGGCGTTACTGTGGAAAAAAAGGAAGGCCGCCTGAAAGGCCACAGGAACATCATCATTGAAGACCTTCCGGGCATTTACTCCCTTTCCCCCTACACGCTGGAGGAAGTCGTCAGCCGGAATTACCTGGTCACGGACCATCCCTCCCTCATCCTGAACCTGGTTGACGGCAGCAACCTGGAACGCAACCTTTACCTGACCACCCAGCTTTGCGAGCTGGGCGTTCCGGTCATCATCGCCCTGAACATGATGGACATCGTCCGGAAGCGCGGGGACCGCATTGACACGGAAAAACTTTCCCGGGACCTGGGCTGCCAGGTAGTGGAAATAAGCGCCCTGAAAGGCACCGGCGTCCGTGAACTGGTGGATGCCGTGGTAAAAACCGCCGCCGCGGAGGATGCGCAGGCGCCGCGCGCCGTCCACTTCCCGGCCCCTCTGGAAAAAGCCATCGGGGAAATTGGAGAGATCATCACCGGCAAATGCCTGGACCAGCAGAAAAAATGGTTTGCCGTCAAAGTTTTTGAAAGGGACCAGAAGGTCGCGGACCAGCTGGCTTTAACGCCGGATGAGCAATCCCGCATCAACGGGATTATTGAGTCCATGGAACGGGAGATGGATGACGACAGCGAATCCATCATCACCAACGAACGCTATAATTCCATTTCCCGCATCACCAGGGATTCCGTCGTGAAGGCCCGCGCCGGAAGCCTGACGGGAAGCGACAGAATTGACCGCGTCATCACCAGCCGCTGGCTGGGCCTCCCCATCTTCGCCGCCGTCATGTGGGCGGTGTACTATATCTCCATCCAGACGGTGGGCGCGTGGGGAACGGACTGGGCCAATGACACCTTCTTCGGGGAGTGGGTTCCGGAATGGGTGGGCGGCCTGCTGGAAAGCGCCAACTGCGCCCCGTGGCTGGAAAGCCTGATCCAGGACGGCGTGATTGCCGGCGTGGGGGCCGTCCTGGGCTTCCTGCCGCAGATGGCGGTGCTGTTCCTGTGCCTGGGGATTCTGGAAGACTGCGGCTACATGGCCCGCGTGGCCTTCATCATGGACCGCATTTTCCGCAAATTCGGCCTTTCCGGGAAGTCCTTCATCCCCATGCTCGTTTCCATGGGCTGCGGCGTTCCGGGCATCATGGCCACCCGCACCATTGAGAATGAAAAGGACAGGCGCATGACCATCATGACCACCACGTTCATTCCGTGCGGGGCTAAAACTCCCATCATCGCCCTGATTGCCGGCGCCTTCTTCCCGGAAAATTCCTGGGTGGCTCCGGGGGCCTACTTCATCGGCGTGGGCGCCATCATCCTTTCCGGCCTCATTCTGAAAAAGACCGCCATGTTCTCCGGGGACCCCTCCCCTTTCGTCATGGAACTGCCCATTTACCACATCCCTGCCTGGAAGAACGTCATCATCCACGCGTGGGACCGCTGCAAGGCCTTCGTCCAAAAGGCCGGGACCGTCATCTTCGTGTCCAGCGCCGTGATCTGGTTCCTCTCCAGCTATAACTGGAAGGCGGATTCCGTGGAGCAGAACGACAGCATGCTGGCCTCCATCGGCAACGTGGCCGCACCCGTCTTCCAGCCGCTGGGCTGGGGTGAATGGAAGCCCACCATGGCCACCATCACCGGCCTGATCGCCAAGGAAAACGTGGTAGGCACCTTCGGCGTGCTGTATGCGGACGGCGGTTCCGGGGAGGAAGAAGCCGCAGAGGAACCGGCAGCGCCCGCAGAAGCGCAGGAAATGTCCCCCGCCGGGCAGGAGCTCCAGGCGTCCCTCGCGCAAGCTTCCGGAGAGTCCGCCGCTGAAGCGGAGGAAGAAGAGGATGAAGACGCTGAAATCCGGGAAACCGGGGACCGCCTGGTCAAGGCCGGAGCCTTCACCTTCCTGAGCGCCTTCTCCTTCATGATCTTCAACCTTCTCTGCGCTCCCTGCTTCGCCGCCATGGGCGCCATCAGGAGGGAAATGAACAGCGCCAGATGGACGTTCTTCGCCATCGGCTACATGTGCGCCCTGGCATACTGCCTGGCCTTCCTGATCTACCAACTCGGGGCATGGCTTTACGCGGATGCTTCCTTCGGCATCGGGCAGGCGCTGGCCGTGCTGCTTCTGCTGGGCTTCATTTACCTGGTGGTGAAAAAACCTTCCCGGTCCTCCAAATAG
- a CDS encoding FeoA family protein, translating to MTRQRTLRDALIGETVTVGKLAGEGPVRRRIMDMGVTKGTQIFIRKVAPLGDPIEVTVRGYELSIRKSEAENIHIH from the coding sequence ATGACCAGACAGCGTACATTAAGAGACGCCCTGATCGGGGAAACCGTCACCGTCGGCAAGCTGGCGGGGGAAGGCCCGGTCAGAAGGCGCATCATGGACATGGGAGTCACCAAGGGAACGCAGATCTTTATCCGCAAGGTCGCGCCCCTGGGAGACCCCATTGAAGTCACCGTCCGCGGCTACGAACTATCCATCCGCAAGTCGGAAGCCGAGAACATCCATATCCACTGA
- a CDS encoding FeoA family protein, with the protein MPLSMLNIGDIRQINKIHGKDETRRFLESLGFVSGSSVSIISENGGNFIVNVKGARIALSKALACKIFVA; encoded by the coding sequence ATGCCACTCTCCATGCTCAACATCGGCGATATCCGCCAGATCAACAAAATTCATGGCAAGGATGAAACCCGGCGCTTTCTGGAAAGCCTGGGCTTCGTTTCCGGCAGTTCGGTTTCCATCATTTCTGAAAATGGCGGAAACTTCATCGTCAATGTCAAGGGGGCCCGGATCGCGCTCAGCAAGGCGCTTGCCTGCAAGATCTTCGTGGCCTGA
- a CDS encoding cytochrome c peroxidase yields the protein MSKTRSFFTAGAILCGTVIVTAAVAPLFLPDQNVKPLTPSQAAEITAQAMNSKCADCHKPGTHISQLVNTLSGGLLARHIRDGQRSYNMDEAPTAVTLSKLEHVLQINSMPPTSYTMVHWGSTLTLREKAAMLQWIKDERLKIFGDMVGKEYAITAIAPIPDSLPTDPAKVALGDKLFHDVRLSTDNTVSCATCHSLEKAGTDNLATSTGVRGQKGGINAPTVFNAAFHTKQFWDGRAANLQEQAGGPPLNPVEMGYEHPDDWNQIAAKLNQDTAFAAEFKKVYPQGFTGETITNAIAEYEKTLITPNSPFDRYLKGDENAISDNAKKGYRLFLKLGCQTCHTGPAMGGQSFEYADLKGDFFAGRAKTNDDNGLMNFSKKESDKHRFRVPTLRNVELTWPYMHDASAQTLEEAITKMYHYQLGYDKLDKKEVSLLVAFLKTLTGEYKGKPVQGEVCPAS from the coding sequence ATGAGCAAAACACGTTCCTTCTTTACAGCCGGAGCCATCCTGTGCGGCACGGTCATCGTGACGGCGGCAGTCGCGCCCCTGTTCCTGCCGGACCAGAATGTCAAGCCCCTGACGCCCTCCCAGGCGGCGGAAATCACGGCACAGGCCATGAACTCCAAGTGTGCGGACTGCCACAAGCCCGGCACCCACATTTCCCAACTGGTGAATACCCTTTCCGGCGGCCTGCTGGCGCGCCATATCCGGGACGGCCAGCGCAGCTATAATATGGATGAAGCGCCCACCGCCGTAACCCTTTCCAAGCTGGAACACGTGCTCCAGATCAATTCCATGCCCCCCACCTCCTACACCATGGTGCACTGGGGCAGCACGCTCACTCTGCGGGAAAAGGCCGCCATGCTCCAGTGGATCAAGGATGAACGCCTGAAAATCTTCGGCGACATGGTGGGCAAGGAATACGCCATCACCGCCATCGCCCCCATTCCGGACAGCCTCCCCACGGATCCGGCCAAGGTGGCCCTGGGCGACAAGCTGTTCCATGACGTGCGCCTTTCCACGGACAATACCGTTTCCTGCGCCACCTGCCACTCTCTGGAGAAGGCCGGTACGGACAACCTGGCCACCTCCACCGGGGTCCGCGGCCAGAAGGGCGGCATCAACGCCCCCACCGTGTTTAACGCAGCCTTCCACACCAAGCAGTTCTGGGACGGACGCGCCGCCAACCTCCAGGAACAGGCGGGCGGGCCTCCCCTGAACCCGGTGGAAATGGGCTACGAACACCCGGACGACTGGAACCAGATCGCCGCCAAGCTGAACCAGGACACCGCCTTTGCAGCGGAATTCAAGAAAGTCTATCCCCAGGGCTTCACCGGTGAAACCATCACGAACGCCATTGCGGAATATGAAAAGACCCTCATCACGCCCAACAGCCCGTTTGACCGTTATCTGAAGGGTGATGAAAACGCCATCAGCGACAACGCCAAGAAGGGCTACAGGCTTTTCCTCAAGCTGGGCTGCCAGACCTGCCATACCGGCCCCGCCATGGGCGGCCAGTCCTTTGAATACGCGGACCTCAAGGGCGACTTCTTCGCCGGACGCGCCAAGACCAATGACGACAACGGCCTGATGAACTTCTCCAAGAAGGAATCAGACAAGCACCGTTTCCGCGTCCCCACCCTCCGCAATGTGGAGCTTACCTGGCCGTACATGCATGACGCCTCCGCCCAGACGCTGGAGGAAGCCATCACCAAGATGTACCACTACCAGCTTGGCTATGATAAACTGGACAAGAAGGAAGTGAGCCTCCTGGTAGCCTTCCTGAAAACCCTGACCGGGGAATACAAGGGCAAGCCCGTCCAGGGCGAAGTCTGCCCCGCCTCCTGA
- the lipA gene encoding lipoyl synthase codes for MERRNDNETAEGMERKPSWIKVRLPNGREFWDVKQLVEGKNLFTVCEEAHCPNRYECWNQGTATFMIAGERCTRACGFCATRTARPDPLDPEEPRHVAEAVVHMKLRHAVITMVTRDDLPDGAAAHFAQVIRAVRKASPSTIIEVLASDLNEKPSSIQTLMAARPHIFGHNLETVERLTPMVRFRAQYRRSLRVLRMALDCVDGKVSTKSGIMLGLGETEDELFRSMDDLLEHGVSVLTLGQYLRPSRKHLPVVKYIHPDDFARYEEIARAKGFRHVASGPLVRSSYHAANFTPEADVLEAINEDLRKAGEL; via the coding sequence ATGGAACGCCGGAACGACAATGAGACTGCGGAAGGGATGGAACGCAAGCCGTCCTGGATCAAGGTGCGCCTGCCCAACGGCCGGGAATTCTGGGACGTCAAGCAGCTTGTGGAAGGCAAGAACCTCTTCACCGTCTGTGAAGAAGCCCACTGCCCCAACCGCTATGAATGCTGGAACCAGGGCACGGCCACGTTCATGATTGCCGGGGAACGGTGCACGCGCGCCTGCGGATTCTGCGCCACCCGGACGGCCAGGCCCGATCCCCTGGACCCGGAGGAACCCCGGCACGTGGCGGAAGCCGTCGTGCACATGAAGCTGCGCCACGCCGTTATCACCATGGTCACCCGTGACGATCTTCCGGACGGGGCCGCCGCCCATTTCGCCCAGGTGATCCGGGCCGTCAGAAAGGCCAGCCCTTCCACCATCATTGAGGTGCTGGCCTCAGACCTGAATGAAAAGCCCTCCTCCATCCAGACGCTGATGGCGGCGCGGCCGCACATTTTCGGCCACAACCTGGAAACGGTGGAGCGACTCACGCCCATGGTGCGTTTCCGCGCCCAGTACCGGCGTTCCCTGCGCGTTCTCAGGATGGCGCTGGACTGCGTGGACGGCAAGGTGTCTACCAAGAGCGGCATCATGCTGGGCCTGGGAGAAACGGAAGACGAGCTTTTCCGGTCCATGGACGACCTGCTGGAACACGGTGTCTCCGTGCTGACGCTGGGGCAGTACCTGCGCCCCTCCCGCAAGCACCTGCCGGTGGTCAAGTACATCCACCCGGACGACTTTGCCCGGTATGAGGAAATCGCGCGCGCCAAGGGCTTCAGGCACGTGGCGTCCGGCCCGCTGGTCCGCAGCTCCTACCACGCCGCCAATTTCACCCCGGAAGCGGATGTTCTGGAGGCCATCAATGAAGACTTGAGAAAGGCCGGCGAACTTTAG
- the tadA gene encoding tRNA adenosine(34) deaminase TadA produces MITAVMMEMPGSDEWFMHQAMKESRKALVKGEVPIGAIVVKDGRVIGRGWNQVETLKDATAHAEMIALTAAQEALGDWRLEGCTLYVTKEPCPMCAGAIVHCRPDRVVFGCPDAKTGAAGGWINLLDSNPPLNHKCEVRPGVLGDECLHHLQEFFRAARLAAKERKKLSADSPAAPDENGEDSPE; encoded by the coding sequence ATGATAACCGCCGTGATGATGGAAATGCCCGGTTCGGACGAGTGGTTCATGCACCAAGCCATGAAGGAATCCAGAAAAGCCCTCGTGAAGGGGGAGGTGCCCATCGGGGCCATTGTGGTGAAGGACGGCCGCGTGATCGGCCGGGGCTGGAACCAGGTGGAAACCCTCAAGGACGCCACGGCCCATGCGGAGATGATCGCCCTGACGGCGGCCCAGGAGGCGCTGGGGGACTGGCGGCTGGAAGGCTGCACCCTGTACGTCACCAAGGAACCGTGCCCCATGTGCGCGGGGGCTATCGTCCACTGCCGCCCGGACCGCGTGGTGTTCGGCTGCCCGGACGCCAAAACCGGAGCCGCGGGCGGCTGGATCAACCTGCTGGATTCCAACCCGCCCCTCAATCACAAGTGCGAGGTGCGCCCCGGCGTGCTGGGGGATGAATGCCTGCACCACCTCCAGGAATTTTTCCGGGCGGCGCGGCTGGCGGCCAAAGAACGGAAGAAGCTGTCTGCGGACTCCCCCGCAGCCCCGGATGAAAACGGTGAAGACAGCCCTGAATAA
- a CDS encoding ROK family protein, with product MSFSEPCALAVDFGGTSIKMGVTAGDRILATADRIPTAMFESPQAIIDAMIAAALNLREQFPSACVMGMGMPGWCDYHRGVLYQLTNVRVWDHEIPVKELMEQALSLPVVLDNDANCMAYAEWKLGAGRGMSSLVCLTMGTGIGGGIVVNDRMLRGKRLSTGELGQTSIHYQGKPGPFGNRGAIEEYIGNNELAAEAVKRYAGAGIVKTVNECTPRHLDEAARAGCPIALQLWEDTAEMLACLIMNLMYALVPDAFIIGGGVAKAGDLLMKPLLKNLRAQLFPMLMEELKILPARFGAEAGLLGAGAMAMDEFLGQGVLERFKKEEVAKVLC from the coding sequence ATGAGCTTTTCAGAACCCTGCGCATTGGCCGTGGACTTTGGCGGTACGAGCATCAAGATGGGCGTGACGGCGGGGGACCGCATTCTGGCGACGGCTGACCGCATCCCCACCGCCATGTTCGAGAGTCCCCAGGCGATTATTGACGCCATGATCGCGGCGGCCCTGAACCTGCGCGAGCAATTCCCGTCCGCCTGCGTGATGGGCATGGGGATGCCGGGGTGGTGCGACTACCACCGAGGCGTGCTTTACCAGCTTACCAACGTCCGGGTATGGGACCATGAAATTCCGGTGAAGGAGCTGATGGAGCAGGCGCTGAGCCTGCCCGTGGTGCTGGACAATGACGCCAACTGCATGGCGTATGCGGAATGGAAGCTGGGCGCCGGGCGCGGCATGTCCAGCCTGGTGTGCCTGACCATGGGAACGGGCATTGGCGGCGGCATTGTGGTGAATGACCGCATGCTGCGGGGTAAACGGCTTTCCACCGGGGAGCTGGGACAGACGAGCATTCATTACCAGGGCAAGCCCGGGCCGTTCGGCAACCGGGGAGCCATAGAAGAATACATTGGCAACAACGAGCTGGCGGCGGAAGCGGTCAAGCGGTATGCCGGGGCCGGAATCGTCAAGACCGTGAACGAATGCACGCCCAGGCACCTGGACGAAGCGGCCCGCGCGGGCTGCCCCATCGCCCTCCAGCTATGGGAGGACACGGCGGAAATGCTGGCTTGCCTCATCATGAACCTGATGTACGCGCTGGTGCCGGACGCCTTCATCATTGGCGGCGGCGTGGCCAAGGCCGGGGACCTGCTGATGAAGCCCCTGCTGAAGAACCTCAGGGCGCAATTGTTCCCCATGCTCATGGAGGAGCTGAAAATCCTGCCCGCCAGGTTTGGCGCGGAAGCGGGGCTGCTGGGAGCCGGAGCCATGGCGATGGATGAATTCCTGGGGCAGGGGGTTCTGGAACGTTTTAAGAAAGAAGAAGTAGCAAAAGTTCTTTGTTAG